The window ACCCTGTGGCTCAGCCTCGGTTGTTTCTTCCTCCTGGCCACCCAGGCCGCCTTCTTCAGCCCGGCGAAGTACGGCATCGTGAAGGAACTGGTCGGCTCCCGCCGCATGGGCTCCGCGAGCGGCACGCTGCAAATGACGAACTTCATCGGCATCCTCGCAGGCATGGGGCTCGCAGGATTCTGGTTTGCCGCGAAGATTCAGCCGGCCACCGACCTGGTGAAGCTCGCGGACGCGATGCAGCCGCTTGCGAATGCTCATCCCAGCACGGCTGCTCTATGGCACTCCTTCCATGCATTTGCGGCACAACAGTTGCATGACGTCTCCTGGCATGCGGTGACGGTGCTCCTGTGGATCGTCACCGGCATTGCAGGCCTGCAAATTGTGGGCTCGCTGATGATTAAGAAGACGCCCTCGCACGAGGCGCTCAAGTTTCACAAGGGTATCTGGACGGAGCATCTCGCCCACCTCAAGCTGCTCTTCTCGCAGCGGTCCATTAAGCTCGCGGCACTCGGAGTCACGTATTTCTGGTTCATGTCGAATGCGGTTGGCAGCATCCTGGTGACGCTGGCCAATGAATTGCACCCGTCGGATCCCGCCGCGGTATCTCGTGAGCTCTCCATGATGCCCGCCTCGCTCGGGGTTGGCATCATGCTGGGCAGCGTGTTGGCGGGGGTCGTGTGCCGCAGGCGCATTGAGCTTGGGCTGGTGCCACTCTCGGGATACTTCCTCGCCGCATCTCTTTTTTGGAGCGGTATCCAGCCGGTGCATCCATTCATCTACATCGCGCTCGTGGGTGTGGGCATGGCAGGCGGCGCCTTCATGACACCGCTCTATGCATTTGTGCAGGACCGCTGCAAGCCGGACGAACGCGGCCGAATCCTTTCCGCCATGAACCTCATGGACTGCATCGGGGGCATCGTGGCGAACATCATTCTGGTGAAGGGCATGCTGCTCTTCAAAGTGTCGGCGCCGGTGCAGCTTCTGGTCATGGTGCCCCTCACGCTCGGCGCGGCAATCTTCATCACCCGACTGCTGCCGCGGCGCCTGCTCATCATCGTGGTGAATGGGATTGTGCGCACCTTCTACCGTCTCCGCACGCATCATGAGGAGCGCATGCCCAAGGATGGTCCGCTGCTCGTGCTGCCGAATCACGTGAGCTATGCAGATGCCATCATGCTTGGCCTGAGCTCGGAGCGCATGGTGAGCTTCGTAATGCTGGACTCGCTGTACAAGATCAAGTGGATGCAGTGGTTCCTGAAGCTCTTCGGCACCGTGCCCATTTCCCCAACGAAGGCCAAGGAGGCGATCCGCACCGTGGCGGAGGCGCTCAAGGAGGGAAAGGCGGTGGCGCTCTTCCCGGAAGGCCAACTCACCCGCACGGGTTTCCTCAATGAAGTGCACAAGGGCTATGAACTCATGGCGCGCATGGCGGGAGAGAATGTGCGGGTGCAGCCGGTATATCAGGATGGATTGTGGGGCAGCATCTTCAGCTTCGAAGGTGGACGTTTTTTCAAGAAGGTGCCCAAGGCACTGCCCTACCGGGTGAACATCTGGTTCGGCGAGCCGATGGACGCCAAGGAAGCCACTGCCGCGAAGGTCCGCGAGGCGCTGATGGCCCTGAGCGCGGAGGCATTCTTTGGGAGACATCGTGTGCTGGAGGTACCCACGCTTTCCATGCCCGATGGCAATCCCGTTCCGATAGCGGAAGCCAGGCAGGCATGGGCGAATGCCTCGCGCATGCTCGACACGAGCCTGCTGCGTGAGGACGATCTGCTGCTGGTGCTTCTCAAGGAGGAGCATCCGCTGGCGGCCACCCTCCTTGCGGCCATCCCCAAGCTTCGTCGGCTGGCCTTCACGACGGATGTGGCGGTGGCGGAAGGGGAGAAACAGAAATCCGCGGCTCGTCGCGTCGTGGCGATTGGTGATACGGCCTTGCTCGCTTCGGTGAAGGCGGACGTGTGGGACTTTGCCCTGGAGTTGATCGAGGCCAGCACGGCAAAGGAGCGCAGACTTTCCAGCCCGCAGGGTGCCATCGCCCCTGACGCCCGCGTTTCTCCGGCTCCTGCACTCTACGATGCCGCCACCGGTGCCCTGCTCACCCTGAGCGTGCCCAATCCCCCCATGCCGCCCAAGGAAGAGGACCTGCAGCATGGCCTGCTGCCGGGAACCTTTGGCCATGTACTGCCTGCGCTGGCCGTGCGCCAGGACTCAGACACCTTGATATTCAGCAAATTGGCGGCCGGAAGCTCGACCGAAGTGCGCCACACGGGACTCAAGCTGGACGCTGAGGGCTTCATCATTGTGACCCCGTCCGCCCCCGCAAAGTGAAAAAGGAGGGCGGACTTTTTCAAAAAAATCTTGCCCCCGGCCCAACCCTGTGCAAATCTCCCCGCCCCTCGCGCCAGTGCGTGTGGGAACACCCCAAAGATTTTCACAGGCTTATGGCATACGCAGTCATCAAAACCGGCGGCAAGCAGTACCGCGTCTCCGTGGGCGACAAGCTCGACGTCGAATTGCTTGAAGGCGCCGAGGGCGACAACATCACGTTCGGCGAAGTGCTGGCAGCAGGCGAGGGCGAAGGCCTCCGCTTTGGCGCTCCCTTCCTTACCGGCGCGAGCGTAGCAGCCAAGGTCGTCTCCCAGTTCAAGGGTGAGAAGGTCATCGCCTTCAAGTTCCGTCGCCGTAAGGGCTACCACCGGAAGAAGGGTCATCGTCAGAACCTGACGAAGGTCGAAATCACCAGCATCAACGCCTAACTCACTTACCCCCAGGAGGATACCGACATGGCCCACAAGAAAGGTCAAGGCAGTGTTAAAAACGGACGCGACAGCCGCAGCAAGCGTCTCGGCATCAAGAAATTCGGCAGCCAGGTGGTTGTCGCCGGCAACATCATTGCCCGTCAGCGTGGCACCAAGTGGCACCCCGGGAAGAATGTCGGCATCGGCAAGGACCACACCATCTTCGCCCTCGTGGATGGTCGCGTGCGCTTCGACCAGGACGGTCGCCGCATCAATGTGGACGAAGTCGCCGTGAGCGCCTAAGCGAGCCACCAGAAAGCTTTTTGAAAATCCCCGCCGCACCCCGTGCCGCGGGGATTTTTATTTTGTCCGTTGTGTCTGGCTGCGTTTCAGCTTTCATCCACGTCACCTTCCCCATGCGCCGCTTTCGCCTCGCCCCCCTGTGCCTCCTGGCCATTTCGTTGCTACTCGCTGCCTGCGCCTCGGATCCAATGATCGAGCAAAAGATTGCCGCCCGCCGCGCCCAGATCGCGAGTGAACCGCAGGGTGACTGGTACATCGGTCGGCGATTCACCATCGCCAAGACCCAGTTCTGGGGCTACCTGCGCCGACCCGGCCAGTCTTGGGATGATGCCCGCCTCGTGATGATGAACGAGAACGTGCGCAACGCCCCCGACCGCCTGCCTGAAATCCCCACGAACGAGGGGAATGCGCACGGCTTCGACCACAACCACGAGTACAAGATCTGGGGCAGCTTCACCGGCCGCACCGTCTACGATCCGAATAGCGACCTCTTCCTACCGGAGTTCCGCCTGACCAACTGGGAATCCATCAGCACTTCCCCCGGCTGGCTCTTCAAGCCAAATGAACGCTTCAACGGATCGCAGCTCCTGCGGTATGAGAAGCAGGATTATCCGTGAGGCGGATGGAGAGCATCGCGCACTCGGCGTGCATCAAGGAGAGGGGGCATATTCGTGCCTCCTTTTTTATGCCAAGAAGGGCGTCCCCTTCTGTTCTATAGCTGAAGTGGCTTTGTGCCCTGTGGCGACCCTCTGGTCCATGGACGCACCCACCAAATGACTTGGTAGGGGGCTGCTGCGTCGGCCTCCTAACTAGAGAGGGCGGAGGTGGTGTGGAACTCCAGCGTGATAAGCCGCTGTCGCC is drawn from Roseimicrobium gellanilyticum and contains these coding sequences:
- a CDS encoding MFS transporter, which encodes MSEAAAPVTDTTATPELDNAVHLPAENQRSFWAMIAVQALNAFNDNFVKILLVAFAAVVAKGTDLGSSMQVYLGAIFSLPYVLFAPVAGWLSDRFSKTKVMFWMQVVQVAIFILFLVVHGLHDTQWTLWLSLGCFFLLATQAAFFSPAKYGIVKELVGSRRMGSASGTLQMTNFIGILAGMGLAGFWFAAKIQPATDLVKLADAMQPLANAHPSTAALWHSFHAFAAQQLHDVSWHAVTVLLWIVTGIAGLQIVGSLMIKKTPSHEALKFHKGIWTEHLAHLKLLFSQRSIKLAALGVTYFWFMSNAVGSILVTLANELHPSDPAAVSRELSMMPASLGVGIMLGSVLAGVVCRRRIELGLVPLSGYFLAASLFWSGIQPVHPFIYIALVGVGMAGGAFMTPLYAFVQDRCKPDERGRILSAMNLMDCIGGIVANIILVKGMLLFKVSAPVQLLVMVPLTLGAAIFITRLLPRRLLIIVVNGIVRTFYRLRTHHEERMPKDGPLLVLPNHVSYADAIMLGLSSERMVSFVMLDSLYKIKWMQWFLKLFGTVPISPTKAKEAIRTVAEALKEGKAVALFPEGQLTRTGFLNEVHKGYELMARMAGENVRVQPVYQDGLWGSIFSFEGGRFFKKVPKALPYRVNIWFGEPMDAKEATAAKVREALMALSAEAFFGRHRVLEVPTLSMPDGNPVPIAEARQAWANASRMLDTSLLREDDLLLVLLKEEHPLAATLLAAIPKLRRLAFTTDVAVAEGEKQKSAARRVVAIGDTALLASVKADVWDFALELIEASTAKERRLSSPQGAIAPDARVSPAPALYDAATGALLTLSVPNPPMPPKEEDLQHGLLPGTFGHVLPALAVRQDSDTLIFSKLAAGSSTEVRHTGLKLDAEGFIIVTPSAPAK
- the rplU gene encoding 50S ribosomal protein L21, which codes for MAYAVIKTGGKQYRVSVGDKLDVELLEGAEGDNITFGEVLAAGEGEGLRFGAPFLTGASVAAKVVSQFKGEKVIAFKFRRRKGYHRKKGHRQNLTKVEITSINA
- the rpmA gene encoding 50S ribosomal protein L27, whose translation is MAHKKGQGSVKNGRDSRSKRLGIKKFGSQVVVAGNIIARQRGTKWHPGKNVGIGKDHTIFALVDGRVRFDQDGRRINVDEVAVSA